In Candidatus Sericytochromatia bacterium, the genomic stretch CATCGGAATGGTCCTTGAGCACTTCCCGCAAGACGGCCGTGGCATAACCGCCCGGAGGCAGGCTGAAACGCAGCCAAAATCCCGTTTCAGTGGGGCTGACCTCGGCGTCACCCAGCGGAATCCGGATGGCGCGACGAGAACCCGGCAAGGGCCTGAAACCCGCTCTTTCCAGGCCCAGCGTTGCCAACACCTGGTCTTCTTCGGCCCGGGCCCGATCGGCGGCTTCGTGAAATTTACGCCCAAACAGCGGCCCGGTCGCACTGATCTCAAAGTCCGCGGCCCGGCGATTCTCGACCTCGGCGTCCCCCACCTGGAACTTCCCCCCGCTGACGTGCTTGATGGCGATGTCCCCCCTGAACACCTCTGCAAAGGACCCAATGGCCAGTCGATGCGCCAACCAATCATTGAACACCCAGCTCTGCACGGCCTGACAGAGCAGCGTTTCGCGCCACCCTCGGGGCTTCCGCCCCCGCGCCAGAAGTTGCAATCCCTCCCAGGCATTGTCTCCGTCACGGCCGAAGCGCTGAGGCCCGAAATAGTTGGGTACCCCGGTCCGTTGAAGGCGGCTCAGTACGGCCCTGGCTTGATCTGCCTGCCCATCGGCGCCGCGTACGTGAATCTGGAAGTGGTTGCCGCCTGAATGACCCGCTTGAAGCTTCTTTCCGTGACGGTCCACCTCCAGCAGACGAACCCCGGGA encodes the following:
- a CDS encoding tRNA pseudouridine(13) synthase TruD, giving the protein MMPLPNHLVRDHWLYDPARWPFLTSDVPGTGGRIRQEVDDFRVDERQAAPFDGEGDHVVVRIEKRDRTTRDVMDALQEAFGLDVHAVGHAGLKDRRAVTTQWLSLPASTGISIDHWPEIPGVRLLEVDRHGKKLQAGHSGGNHFQIHVRGADGQADQARAVLSRLQRTGVPNYFGPQRFGRDGDNAWEGLQLLARGRKPRGWRETLLCQAVQSWVFNDWLAHRLAIGSFAEVFRGDIAIKHVSGGKFQVGDAEVENRRAADFEISATGPLFGRKFHEAADRARAEEDQVLATLGLERAGFRPLPGSRRAIRIPLGDAEVSPTETGFWLRFSLPPGGYATAVLREVLKDHSDVDGEGMAATPEDRLEGSDDDA